The Lactuca sativa cultivar Salinas chromosome 2, Lsat_Salinas_v11, whole genome shotgun sequence genome includes a window with the following:
- the LOC111903092 gene encoding putative glutamine amidotransferase GAT1_2.1, translating to MSTSDLAVILPRVIIVSRRSLRKNKFVDFVGEYHLDLIVGYGAVPVIVPRVAGVHMLLHSFEPIHGVLLCEGEDIDPSLYEAEETNLSPEELEEIRRLHVSDTAIDKEKDTIELSLAKLCLERNIPYLGICRGSQILNVACGGTLYQDIGKELTKSRPQENKVIHMDYDNYDGHRHVVEIVNDTPLHQWFEESLEDNMEIRVNSYHHQGVKRLAHRFKPMAFAPDGLIEGFYDPDAYNPEEGKFIMGLQFHPERMRKQNSDEFDYPGCTAAYKEFVKAVVAYQQKLNSTTKVPKSLKLDKELEQKRKVIVRSFSLARNLYEGGSNIRQPKESDLRPGAEFLESNTALSLQQETRLKQMGATVRNASSYMERLKLNEDREKLARVVMGKMTIEQLSDLNIFYHMMGQICSEMLEKHQLQKTHDQ from the exons ATGTCAACCTCTGATCTCGCCGTCATCTTACCTCGTGTCATCATCGTATCTAGACGAAGCCTTCGCAAGAACAAGTTCGTTGATTTCGTGG GCGAATATCATCTAGATCTTATAGTCGGATATGGAGCTGTTCCGGTGATCGTACCCCGAGTGGCCGGTGTTCATATGCTGTTGCACAGTTTCGAGCCGATCCATGGAGTCCTTCTGTGCGAAGGAGAAGACATCGACCCATCGCTATACGAAGCTGAAGAAACCAATCTCTCCCCGGAAGAATTGGAAGAAATCCGGCGTCTGCATGTCAGCGACACCGCCATTGACAAAGAAAAAGACACAATAGAACTATCGCTCGCTAAACTTTGCCTCGAACGAAACATCCCTTATTTAGGAatatgtcgaggatcacaaatctTAAACGTCGCATGTGGTGGCACCCTTTACCAAGACATCGGGAAAGAACTAACCAAAAGTCGGCCGCAAGAAAACAAAGTGATCCATATGGATTACGATAACTACGATGGCCATCGTCATGTGGTTGAAATTGTAAACGACACCCCTTTGCATCAATGGTTTGAAGAGTCTTTAGAAGACAACATGGAGATTCGTGTCAATAGTTATCACCACCAAGGAGTTAAGAGGCTGGCCCACCGGTTTAAGCCAATGGCTTTTGCACCAGATGGTTTGATCGAAGGTTTTTATGATCCCGATGCTTATAATCCTGAAGAGGGTAAATTCATCATGGGTTTACAGTTTCATCCTGAGCGAATGAGAAAACAAAATTCAGATGAATTCGATTATCCTGGATGCACTGCAGCTTATAAG GAATTTGTTAAAGCGGTTGTGGCATATCAACAGAAGCTGAATAGCACAACAAAGGTGCCAAAATCTTTAAAGCTTGATAAGGAGTTGGAGCAAAAGAGAAAGGTTATTGTTCGAAGCTTTTCTCTTGCAAGAAACTTATATGAAGGAGGTAGCAATATTCGTCAACCTAAAGAATCTGATCTTAGACCAGGAGCAGAATTTCTTGAG TCAAATACAGCATTGAGTTTGCAACAAGAGACGAGGTTGAAGCAAATGGGAGCAACAGTGAGGAATGCATCTTCATACATGGAGAGATTGAAGTTGAATGAAGATAGAGAGAAATTGGCAAGAGTTGTGATGGGGAAGATGACAATTGAACAGTTATCTGATTTAAATATCTTCTACCACATGATGGGCCAGATTTGTTCTGAAATGCTGGAGAAACATCAGCTTCAAAAAACCCATGATCAATAA